One window of Pseudomonas sp. ML2-2023-3 genomic DNA carries:
- a CDS encoding MarR family winged helix-turn-helix transcriptional regulator, with protein sequence MSANQDGVEGRWSGSVFAGPNDSPGFRLWRDFLDWQRQLNARLKPLGLTQPQFAILAVSGWLTREGEPITQHGIASFTGMDRMHISQIISRLEKDGLIEKQTNPHDQRANLVSLSEEGHRRLRVAIPVVEAFDSEFFLKPSV encoded by the coding sequence GTGAGTGCTAATCAGGATGGTGTCGAGGGGCGCTGGAGTGGTTCCGTCTTTGCAGGACCAAACGACAGCCCTGGATTCCGGCTTTGGCGTGACTTTTTAGACTGGCAGCGTCAACTCAACGCTCGCTTGAAACCTTTGGGTCTTACCCAGCCACAGTTCGCCATCCTGGCTGTAAGTGGCTGGCTGACAAGAGAGGGCGAGCCGATTACTCAACATGGCATTGCCAGTTTTACCGGCATGGATCGCATGCATATTTCGCAAATCATTTCTCGTCTGGAAAAGGACGGGCTTATTGAAAAGCAAACAAACCCGCACGACCAGCGCGCAAACCTGGTTTCACTTAGCGAAGAGGGCCATCGTCGATTGCGTGTTGCGATACCTGTTGTTGAAGCCTTCGACAGTGAGTTTTTTCTAAAACCCAGCGTTTGA
- a CDS encoding SRPBCC family protein — protein sequence MEIKESIEIRSTPAQVFRLYKDAAGWADWDPEVSNASLPGGLELGAKGWLKPKVGPKANIQIVEMTEGKSFSVQSRLPLCRMEFGHLLTEVEGGTVATHWVEFCGPLSFLFRYLVGRSIQASMPNTMQGLKKSCEAQARSREC from the coding sequence ATGGAAATCAAAGAGTCTATTGAGATTAGATCGACCCCCGCGCAAGTGTTCCGTTTGTATAAAGATGCGGCGGGCTGGGCCGATTGGGACCCAGAGGTGAGCAATGCAAGCTTGCCCGGCGGTCTTGAGTTGGGCGCCAAAGGCTGGCTTAAGCCAAAGGTGGGACCCAAGGCCAACATTCAGATTGTCGAAATGACCGAGGGCAAGTCGTTTTCGGTGCAAAGCCGTTTGCCTTTATGCCGCATGGAATTCGGGCACCTGCTTACCGAAGTGGAGGGGGGCACTGTCGCAACCCACTGGGTTGAATTCTGCGGGCCGCTGAGTTTTCTGTTTCGATACCTGGTCGGTAGATCAATCCAGGCATCGATGCCCAACACGATGCAGGGGCTCAAGAAGTCTTGTGAAGCCCAGGCACGTTCCCGTGAGTGCTAA